A part of Bacillota bacterium genomic DNA contains:
- a CDS encoding cyclic 2,3-diphosphoglycerate synthase — translation MNKTRVLIMGAAGRDFHNFNTFYRDNEGYEVVAFTATQIPDIAGRRYPAELAGKLYPKGIPIHPEDDLVKLIKELKVDEAVFSYSDVNYDILMHKASMVQAAGADFRLLGPDKTMLKSVKPVVAVCAVRTGVGKSQTTRRVAEILKGMGKKVVAIRHPMPYGDLVKQAVQRFATYADLDKHECTIEEREEYEPHIDRGVIVYAGVDYEKILRQAEQEADVVLWDGGNNDFPFYRPDVMITLVDPHRPGHELKYHPGEVNLRMADIVVINKIDTAAPEGVATVRKNIAETNPRAAVVDGASPVSVEGYEQIRGKRVLVIEDGPTTTHGEMTYGAGVVAARKFGAAEIIDPRAYAVGSIAATYDKYRHLSNVLPAMGYGPKQVRELEATINAVDCDLIIVATPIDLRRVAKFNKPAVRVRYDLQEIGQPDLTMLLKERLA, via the coding sequence ATGAACAAGACACGGGTCCTGATCATGGGAGCCGCGGGACGCGACTTCCACAACTTCAACACGTTCTACCGGGACAACGAGGGGTATGAGGTGGTCGCCTTCACGGCCACCCAGATCCCGGACATCGCCGGCCGGCGCTATCCAGCCGAGCTGGCCGGAAAGCTGTATCCCAAGGGCATCCCCATCCACCCCGAGGACGACCTGGTCAAGTTGATCAAGGAACTGAAGGTCGACGAGGCGGTCTTCTCCTACAGCGATGTGAACTATGACATCCTGATGCACAAGGCCTCGATGGTCCAGGCCGCCGGGGCCGACTTCCGACTGCTCGGCCCGGACAAGACGATGCTCAAGTCGGTGAAGCCCGTGGTTGCCGTGTGCGCCGTCCGGACCGGCGTCGGCAAGAGCCAGACCACCCGCCGGGTGGCCGAGATCCTCAAGGGGATGGGCAAGAAGGTCGTCGCCATCCGCCACCCGATGCCCTACGGCGACCTGGTCAAGCAGGCCGTCCAGCGCTTCGCGACCTACGCCGACCTCGATAAGCACGAATGCACCATCGAGGAACGCGAGGAGTACGAGCCCCACATCGATCGCGGCGTGATCGTCTACGCCGGGGTCGATTACGAGAAGATCCTCCGCCAGGCCGAGCAGGAGGCCGATGTCGTCCTCTGGGACGGCGGCAACAACGACTTCCCGTTCTACCGCCCCGACGTGATGATCACCCTGGTCGACCCGCACCGCCCCGGCCATGAGCTGAAGTACCACCCGGGCGAGGTCAACCTGAGGATGGCCGACATCGTCGTGATCAACAAGATCGACACGGCCGCCCCCGAGGGCGTGGCCACCGTCCGCAAGAACATCGCCGAGACCAACCCGCGGGCCGCCGTCGTCGACGGGGCCTCGCCGGTCAGCGTCGAGGGATACGAGCAGATCCGCGGCAAGCGCGTCCTGGTCATCGAGGACGGCCCGACGACAACCCACGGCGAGATGACCTACGGCGCCGGTGTCGTCGCCGCCCGCAAGTTCGGGGCGGCCGAGATCATCGACCCGCGCGCCTACGCCGTCGGCTCGATCGCCGCGACCTATGACAAGTACCGCCATCTCTCCAATGTCCTGCCGGCCATGGGCTACGGGCCCAAGCAGGTCCGTGAGCTTGAGGCGACGATAAACGCCGTCGACTGCGACCTGATCATCGTGGCCACCCCGATCGACCTGAGGCGGGTCGCCAAGTTCAACAAGCCGGCCGTGCGAGTCCGCTACGACCTCCAGGAGATCGGCCAGCCGGACTTGACGATGCTGCTCAAGGAGAGGTTGGCGTAA
- the argF gene encoding ornithine carbamoyltransferase has protein sequence MSVDMRGKDLISLHDLTREEIEQIIDLGAHLKLRRKAGDEASLCKGKTLGMIFTKASTRTRVSFEVAMFQLGGHALYLSSNDLQLKRGETIADTARVLSRYLDGIMIRTFDHKDVTDLAQYAGIPVINGLTDLLHPCQILADLLTIKEKKNQLEGMKLAYVGDGNNVTHSLLFGCSKVGMDVAVATPEGYEPNKDVVKLAKEDAAASGSTIEVGNDAYVAVDGADVIYTDTWASMGQEAEHDKRVKIMKPFQVNPKLIKAAKKDCLFMHCLPAHRGEEVTDEVADGSHSVIFDEAENRLHVQKAILALLL, from the coding sequence TGAGCGTTGACATGCGGGGCAAGGACCTGATCTCCCTTCACGACCTGACGAGGGAGGAGATCGAGCAAATCATCGACCTGGGGGCCCACTTGAAGCTGCGCCGCAAGGCCGGTGACGAGGCTTCGCTCTGCAAGGGCAAGACCCTCGGGATGATCTTCACCAAAGCTTCCACCAGGACCCGGGTCTCCTTCGAGGTGGCCATGTTCCAGCTCGGCGGCCATGCCCTCTATCTGAGCTCGAACGACCTGCAGTTGAAGCGCGGCGAGACGATCGCCGACACGGCCAGAGTCCTCTCCCGCTACCTCGATGGGATCATGATCCGGACCTTCGACCACAAGGACGTCACCGACCTAGCCCAGTACGCCGGCATCCCAGTGATCAACGGTCTGACCGACCTGCTCCACCCGTGCCAGATCCTGGCCGACCTGCTGACCATCAAGGAGAAGAAGAACCAGCTCGAAGGGATGAAGCTGGCCTACGTCGGCGACGGCAACAACGTCACCCATTCCCTCCTGTTCGGTTGTTCCAAGGTGGGGATGGACGTCGCCGTGGCCACCCCCGAGGGCTACGAGCCCAACAAGGACGTAGTCAAGCTGGCCAAGGAAGACGCGGCCGCAAGCGGCTCGACGATCGAGGTTGGCAACGACGCGTATGTGGCGGTCGACGGGGCCGACGTCATCTACACCGACACCTGGGCCAGCATGGGACAGGAGGCCGAGCACGACAAGCGGGTCAAGATCATGAAGCCCTTCCAGGTCAACCCCAAGCTGATCAAGGCGGCCAAGAAGGACTGCCTCTTCATGCACTGCCTGCCGGCCCACCGCGGCGAGGAGGTCACCGACGAGGTGGCCGACGGTTCGCACTCGGTCATCTTCGACGAGGCCGAGAACCGACTCCACGTCCAGAAGGCCATCCTGGCCCTGTTGCTCTAG